A window from Fragaria vesca subsp. vesca linkage group LG5, FraVesHawaii_1.0, whole genome shotgun sequence encodes these proteins:
- the LOC101300629 gene encoding uncharacterized protein LOC101300629, producing MKKTENSKEFMVEMDLQTQEGKYECQNFEFVGIIYRHIMKVFVRQDIDIIPSHFILPRWRQGANKFRVTDSKALVKNDDKEQSEALRFSHMCRRATQLACHAAPSDEAYKMYMDGLDELSNKISEVNKVTKEVAIESEDHVFQDEVDQCASKYSESLLLDPNISKTKGRKKDDNSKRNTNRSKRIKSGMELAQSKKTKCTMCQQIGHNKLTCILNPDAKRNTNPSTNQRNKNMQESDRVSDEETSEEEDSDSSHQE from the exons ATGAAGAAAACTGAAAACTCAAAAGAGTTTATGGTGGAGATGGATTTACAAACACAAGAGGGTAAGTATGAATGCCAAAATTTTGAGTTTGTGGGAATAATTTATCGGCATATTATGAAAGTATTTGTGCGTCAAGACATTGATATCATACCATCCCACTTTATTCTTCCAAGATGGAGGCAAGGGGCAAATAAGTTTAGAGTCACGGATTCTAAAGCCTTGGTAAAGAATGATGATAAAGAACAATCAGAAGCATTGAGATTTAGTCATATGTGTCGGAGAGCTACTCAACTAGCTTGTCATGCTGCACCTTCAGATGAGGCCTACAAAATGTATATGGATGGTTTAGATGAATTGTCAAACAAAATTTCAGAAGTCAATAAGGTAACAAAAGAGGTTGCTATAGAGTCTGAAGACCATGTTTTCCAAGATGAAGTAGATCAATGTGCGAGTAAGTATTCTGAGTCATTGCTTTTGGATCCGAATATCTCAAAAACAAAGGGTAGAAAGAAGGACGACAATAGTAAAAGAAACACAAACAGGTCCAAGAGGATAAAAAGTGGTATGGAGTTGGCTCAAAGCAAGAAGACAAAGTGTACAATGTGTCAACAAATAGGACATAATAAACTTACTTGCATTTTAAACCCGGATGCAAAAAGAAACACGAATCCTTCTACGAATCAAA GGAATAAGAATATGCAAGAGTCAGACAGAGTTTCAGACGAAGAAACTTCAGAGGAAGAAGATTCAGACAGTAGCCATCAAGAATAA
- the LOC101302357 gene encoding uncharacterized protein LOC101302357, whose protein sequence is MYSAMHSLPLDGGVCGHGEFSGSLDGTNLPGDACLVLTTDPKPRLRWTAELHERFVDAVTQLGGPDKATPKTIMRTMGVKGLTLYHLKSHLQKYRLGKQSFKESTENSKDVGIAASCIAECQDTGSSATSSRVIAQDLNDGFQVTEALRVQMEVQRRLHEQLEVQRRLQLRIEAQGKYLQSILEKACKALNDQAATAAGLEAAKEELSELAIKVSSDCQGMTPLDTIKMPSLSEIAAAIENKSVPNILARMGNCSVDSCLTSTGSPGSPMGMSSLAVKKRQRPFFGNGESLPLDGNMRQEVEWMMNNIG, encoded by the exons ATGTACTCTGCTATGCATTCTCTGCCTTTGGATGGGGGTGTTTGTGGGCATGGAGAGTTTAGTGGATCGTTGGATGGTACGAACTTGCCGGGTGATGCTTGCTTGGTTCTGACTACGGATCCAAAGCCGCGGCTGAGGTGGACGGCGGAGCTCCATGAGAGGTTTGTGGACGCTGTCACTCAGCTTGGTGGCCCTGACA AAGCGACACCTAAGACCATTATGAGAACAATGGGAGTAAAAGGCCTTACCCTTTATCACTTGAAATCACACCTTCAG AAATATCGACTGGGAAAGCAATCGTTCAAAGAATCAACTGAAAATTCAAAGGATG TTGGGATTGCAGCATCTTGCATTGCTGAATGTCAGGACACTGGGTCTTCGGCAACCTCATCAAGAGTGATTGCACAAGATTTGAATGA TGGCTTCCAGGTTACTGAGGCATTGCGTGTACAAATGGAAGTGCAAAGAAGACTGCATGAGCAGCTGGAG GTGCAGCGTCGCCTTCAACTTCGAATTGAAGCACAGGGAAAGTACCTACAGTCCATACTTGAGAAAGCTTGTAAGGCTCTGAATGACCAGGCTGCAACTGCTGCTGGACTTGAAGCTGCTAAGGAAGAACTCTCTGAACTTGCTATTAAGGTTTCCAGCGACTGTCAAGGAATGACTCCACTTGATACCATAAAAATGCCATCCTTGTCTGAAATTGCTGCAGCAATAGAGAACAAAAGTGTCCCAAATATACTGGCTCGCATGGGCAACTGCTCTGTTGATAGCTGCTTGACATCAACTGGAAGCCCTGGTTCTCCAATGGGTATGAGTTCACTGGCTGTGAAGAAAAGGCAAAGGCCCTTCTTTGGAAATGGAGAATCGTTGCCCTTAGACGGCAACATGAGGCAAGAAGTAGAATGGATGATGAACAATATTGGATGA
- the LOC101302652 gene encoding probable calcium-binding protein CML22-like, translating into MKASGTSHLCCSVKTLSDKVGGMLCCRGSANKYSRLDAKLEKRMAEFKRVSSGQSNFRSIDSIILRFPQFREELKNIRNVFDLYDEDSNGTIDREELKKCLQKLQLHLTAEEIEDLFHSCDMDGSEGIQFNEFIVLLCLIYLLKDPNTTSKIDCPQLEATFDTVIEVFVFLDKNGDGKLNKTEVVKALNEASPREKSPSHVSRNRFKEMDWDKNGKVTFRQFLFAFIDWVGIETDEEISQEQS; encoded by the exons ATGAAGGCTTCGG GCACATCTCATCTTTGCTGTTCCGTGAAGACTTTGTCAGACAAAGTAGGAGGCATGCTTTGTTGTCGTGGTTCTGCGAACAAGTATAGCAGGCTAGATGCAAAGCTTGAAAAGAGAATGGCTGAATTTAAAAGAGTTTCTTCGGGCCAAAGCAACTTTAGGTCAATTGACAGCATAATTTTGAGGTTCCCTCAGTTTAGAGAAGAACTGAAGAACATAAGGAACGTGTTTGACTTGTATG ATGAGGACTCAAATGGAACTATAGACCGCGAGGAACTGAAGAAATGCTTACAGAAACTCCAACTCCATCTGACAGCGGAAGAGATTGAGGATCTTTTTCATTCATGTGACATGGATGGGAGTGAAGGGATACAATTCAATGAATTCATTGTTCTTCTATGTCTCATATATCTATTGAAGGACCCCAATACG ACATCGAAGATAGACTGTCCACAACTAGAAGCAACTTTTGATACTGTCATTGAAGTATTTGTATTTCTCGATAAAAATGGTGATGGAAAGCTGAACAAGACAGAAGTGGTGAAGGCATTGAATGAAGCTTCTCCACGGGAGAAATCTCCTTCTCATGTCAGCAGGAATCGATTTA AGGAAATGGATTGGGACAAGAATGGGAAGGTGACTTTCAGGCAGTTCCTCTTTGCTTTCATCGATTGGGTCGGAATTGAAACAGATGAAGAAATATCTCAAGAACAAAGTTAA
- the LOC101302937 gene encoding receptor like protein kinase S.2-like, with protein sequence MSTTTMQLKLNHLCFVLPPEDFDDIEPPDQENHHNPTTEVLEIRKNHTRHECMSHFRAFVKDSLCRLYDLKWINLCHHDTRKSRHRNHSGVFQDMDGIELKDKVGGDNPRIFSFSELYIGSNGFSEEQVLGSGGFGKVYRAVLPSDGTLVAVKCLVERGERFEKTFVAELLAVAHLRHRNLVRLRGWCVHEKQLFLVYDYMPNLSLDRILFRRPENMGSPAAVPLNWERRRNIIGGLAAALYYLHEQLETQIIHRDVKTSNVMLDSHFNARLGDFGLARWLEHEIEYEIKTPSTQNHQFRLAETTKIGGTIGYLPPESFQKRSVATAKSDVFSFGIVVMEVVSGRRAVDLACPDDQIILLDWIRKLSDEGKLLQAGDSRIPDGSYQLVDMEYQLHLALLCTLQNPQLRPNMKWVVEAHSGNIYGKLPGLPSFQCQPLYISLSSASNYSTRYTIASTTATFASSILSNYVTATGETIYATAENGSSRSSEVSSTESFPQKKATFPLVETPREISYMEIISATNNFADSQRVAELDFGTAYQGFLNNGHHVLVKRLGMKTCPALRARFSNELQNLGRLRHRNLVQLRGWCTEQGEMLVVYDYLADRLLSHLLFSKDYRFGNSILQWRHRCNIIKSLASAILYLHEEWDEQVIHRNITSSAVILDPDMNPRLSSFALAEFLTRNDHGHHAVTDTSKSARGIFGYMSPECMESGEVNTMTDIYSFGVVMLEVITGQMAVDFRRPEVLLVRRVHEFEARTKTYKEMADIRLNGVYNQKELMRLFKLGLACTRSNPQSRPSMRQVVRILDGNDNCLAELRRKEESREEWRRVNDSALSLIKRIQALGIQ encoded by the coding sequence ATGTCCACCACCACCATGCAGCTGAAGCTGAACCACCTCTGCTTCGTTTTGCCACCAGAGGACTTCGACGATATCGAGCCACCGGACCAAGAAAACCACCACAATCCCACCACGGAGGTGTTGGAGATCAGAAAGAATCATACCCGTCATGAATGCATGAGTCATTTTCGTGCTTTTGTCAAAGACTCTCTCTGCAGGCTCTACGACCTGAAATGGATCAATCTGTGTCACCATGACACGAGAAAGAGTCGACACCGAAACCATTCTGGGGTGTTTCAGGACATGGATGGGATAGAGCTCAAGGACAAGGTCGGAGGAGACAACCCGAGGATCTTCAGCTTCTCGGAGCTTTATATTGGTTCCAATGGTTTCAGTGAGGAACAAGTTTTGGGGAGTGGAGGGTTTGGGAAAGTTTACAGAGCTGTTCTGCCTAGTGATGGAACTCTTGTTGCTGTGAAGTGCTTGGTGGAGAGAGGAGAGCGGTTCGAGAAGACCTTTGTGGCGGAGTTGCTGGCTGTGGCTCATCTACGTCACCGGAATCTTGTCCGGCTAAGAGGGTGGTGTGTTCATGAGAAACAGCTCTTTTTGGTTTATGACTACATGCCAAACCTTAGCCTTGACCGTATACTTTTCAGGAGACCTGAAAATATGGGGTCTCCAGCAGCAGTGCCTCTCAATTGGGAGCGTAGAAGGAACATAATCGGTGGCTTGGCAGCAGCGCTTTACTATCTCCACGAACAGTTGGAAACTCAGATCATTCACCGGGATGTCAAAACGAGTAATGTGATGCTTGATTCACATTTCAATGCTCGGCTAGGCGACTTTGGCTTGGCAAGGTGGCTGGAACATGAGATTGAGTACGAGATAAAGACACCATCTACGCAAAACCACCAGTTTCGGCTAGCAGAAACGACTAAAATTGGTGGAACAATCGGGTATCTGCCACCGGAAAGCTTCCAGAAACGAAGCGTGGCTACTGCGAAGTCTGATGTTTTCAGCTTTGGGATTGTTGTTATGGAGGTTGTGTCAGGTAGAAGGGCAGTGGATCTCGCTTGTCCAGATGATCAGATCATATTGCTAGACTGGATCCGGAAGCTGTCTGATGAAGGGAAGCTTTTACAAGCAGGGGACAGTAGGATTCCAGACGGGTCTTATCAGCTTGTTGACATGGAGTATCAGTTGCATCTTGCACTTCTATGCACACTTCAAAATCCGCAGCTGCGACCAAACATGAAATGGGTTGTGGAAGCACATTCTGGCAACATTTATGGCAAACTGCCGGGCCTCCCATCGTTTCAGTGCCAGCCTCTCTACATCTCTCTGTCCTCTGCCAGTAATTATAGCACCAGGTACACAATAGCCTCCACAACAGCAACTTTTGCATCATCTATTCTATCGAACTATGTGACAGCCACCGGAGAAACAATATATGCAACTGCTGAAAATGGAAGCAGTCGAAGCAGTGAGGTCAGCTCGACTGAAAGCTTCCCACAGAAGAAAGCAACATTTCCTCTTGTTGAAACTCCAAGAGAAATATCCTACATGGAGATCATATCTGCGACAAATAATTTCGCAGATTCTCAGAGGGTAGCAGAGCTGGACTTTGGGACAGCCTACCAGGGTTTTCTCAATAACGGCCATCATGTCCTGGTAAAGCGGCTTGGCATGAAGACTTGCCCTGCATTGCGGGCACGATTCTCAAATGAACTTCAAAACTTGGGAAGGCTCCGTCACAGGAACTTGGTTCAGCTCCGTGGTTGGTGCACTGAGCAAGGAGAAATGCTAGTTGTCTATGATTATTTAGCTGATCGCCTTCTAAGCCACCTACTGTTTAGTAAAGATTACAGATTTGGCAATTCAATCCTGCAATGGCGTCACAGATGCAACATTATCAAATCGCTTGCTTCTGCGATTCTCTATCTCCACGAGGAATGGGACGAACAAGTTATTCACAGAAACATTACCTCTTCTGCTGTTATTCTTGATCCAGACATGAATCCAAGGCTCAGTTCTTTTGCCCTTGCTGAATTCTTGACACGGAACGACCATGGGCATCATGCAGTTACTGACACAAGCAAATCAGCTCGAGGGATTTTCGGTTACATGTCACCTGAATGCATGGAATCTGGAGAAGTGAATACAATGACTGACATATACAGCTTTGGTGTAGTAATGCTTGAGGTCATCACCGGACAGATGGCAGTTGATTTTAGGCGGCCTGAGGTGCTACTGGTCAGGAGGGTTCATGAATTTGAGGCACGCACAAAGACTTATAAGGAAATGGCGGATATTAGGTTGAATGGAGTTTACAATCAGAAGGAACTGATGAGACTGTTCAAACTAGGACTTGCTTGTACACGCTCTAATCCTCAATCAAGACCGAGCATGAGGCAGGTTGTTCGAATACTTGATGGGAATGACAACTGCTTGGCAGAACTACGCAGAAAAGAGGAAAGTAGGGAAGAATGGAGACGAGTGAATGATTCTGCTCTGTCACTAATTAAGAGGATCCAAGCTCTAGGAATACAATGA